A window of Nonomuraea angiospora genomic DNA:
TCTACCGGCGGCTCGGCATGAGCCCGCTCGTCCTGTCGGGCGTCGTCTGCCTGGGCGCCGGAGTCATGAACCTCATCCCCTGGGGCGGGCCCACCGCCCGCGCGATGGCGGCGCTGAAGCTGGACAGCTCCCAGGTGTTCACGCCGGTCCTGCCCGCGATGGCGGCGGGCATCGCGTGGGTGCTGGTGGCGTCGTACCTGATCGGGCTCAAGGAGCGCCGCCGCCTCGGCACGATCTCCGCCCCCGAACTGCCCGAGGAGCGGCTGGTCGGCGAGGGCCCCGGCACCCAGCGGGCGCCCGTCCACCCGGCTCTGACCGTCTTCAACCTGGTCCTCACGGTCGCCCTGCTGGTCGGGCTGGTGCTGCAGGTGATGCCGCTGCCGGTGCTGTTCGTGGTCGGGTTCGCGATCGCGCTGCTGGTCAACCACCCGACCTGGGAACGCCAGCAGGAGCTCCTGGAGAGGCACGGCAAGAGCGTCGTCCTGGTCACCACCATGATCTTCGCGGCCGGCGTGTTCACCGGCGTCCTCACCGGCACCAAGATGATCAGCAGCATGGCGTCGGCGTTCGTGAGCGTCATCCCCGACTCCCTCGGCGGGCACCTGCCCGTGCTCGTGGCCGTCACCGGCATGCCGCTCAGCCTGGTCTTCACCCCCGACGCCTACTACTTCGGCGTCCTGCCCGTGCTCGCCGAGACCGTCAGCGGCTTCGGCGGCGCCCCGGCCGAGGTCGCCAGGGCGGCCATCCTCGGCCAGATGACCACCGGGTTCCCGCTGAGCCCGCTCACCGCCTCCACGTTCATCCTGGTCGGGATGAGCGGCGTGCAACTGGGCGAGCACCAGCGCTTCATCTTCAAGTGGGCCTTCGCCACCACCCTCGTGATGACCGTGGTCGCGCTGCTCACGGGCGCGTTCTCCCTCTGACCCCCCGGAGAGTGACATGAGCTGGCGCGAGCTTGCCCTCATACCGGCGCTGGTGGCGCTGCCGCTGTCCCCGCCGCAGCCGGATCTCGACATCCACGTGCTCTCGAACCGGGCCGACCTGGTCTCGGGAGGTGACGCGCTGGTCAGGGTCACCGGCCCCGCCCGGGTACGGGTCGAGCTCAACGGCGCCGACGTCACCTCCCGCTTCGCGCCCGGGCCGGACGGCGCCCTGACCGGGCTGGTCGACGGCCTCTCGCCCGGCGAGAACGTCCTGACCGTCCGGCCGCCGCGCGGACGGGCCGAGCGGCTGACCATCACCGACCACCCGTCGGGCGGGCCGGTGTTCTCGGGCCCGCAGGTGGGGCCCTGGCAGTGCCAGACGGCCGAGAACGGCCTCGGCCCCGCCCTCGACGACCGGTGCGACGCCGCCCCGGTCCGCAGTGAGATCACCCTCGGCAACGGCGTCAAGGCCACCCTCGAACGCGGCACCGTCAACCGCGGGATCTACGACGTCCTCGTGCCGGCGAACTGGAACCACAAGCTGGTGTGGGTGTTCGGGGCGGGCACGGGCCAGCAGTACCGGCAGGGCGTCTCCCGCGGGCTGACCATGCCGGAGGCGCAGGAGGCGGCCGCCAAGGGGTTCGCGGTGGCGTCGTCCACGATGACCGACAACTCCCTGCACAGCAACGACGTCACCTCCGCCGAGACCGTCATGATGGTCAAGGAGCACGTCGTCGAGACGTACGGCGAGATCCGCTACACCATCGGCCGCGGCGGCTCGGGCGGGGCGCTCCAGCAGTACCTCGTCGCCGACGCCTACCCGGGCCTGCTGGACGGCCTCCTGCCCACCCAGGACTGGCCGGACCAGATCGTCGGGGCCTACCGCGAGTTCGGCGACTGCGCCGCGCTGGTCCGCGCCATGGACGCCTCGCCCCTGTGGACCGACTCCGGCGACAGGACCGCCGTCTTCGGGCACGGAGGCACCGGCGTCTGCGCCACCTCCGCGGGCCGCGCCCCCGACTACATGAAGCCCGACGACGGCACGTCCTGCGCGGGCGAGGCGAGCTACGACCCGGCACGCAACCCCGGCGGCGTCCGCTGCACGCTCCAGGACTTCATGATCTCCATTTACGGCGCCCGCCCGCAGGGGTGCGCCGGCGTGCCGTGCGCCCGGCGGCCGTGGGACAACGTCGGCGTCCAGTACGGCCTGACCGCGCTGCGCGACGGCCGCATCAGCCCCGAACAGTTCGTCGACCTCAACCAGCGGATCGGCGGCTTCGACATCGACATGACCTGGACCCCTTCACGGACCGAGGCCGACGTCGAAGCCGTCGGGATCGCGCACCGCACCGGCCGCGTCGTCTTCGGCCGGGGGCTGGCCCAGGTGCCGATCCTCGTGGTCCGCGGCACCGACAACAACGACTACCACTACCCCTGGCGCAGCCTCGTGCTCCGCAACCGGCTCGACCGGGCCAACGGCCACCACCGCAACCAGGTGCTCTGGACGAACGGCAGCGACGGCTCGCCCCTGGACGTCATGGACCGCTGGCTCGCCGCCGTCGAGGCCGACCGCCGGCCGATCCCGCTGCCCGCCAAGGTCGTACGCCACCGGCCCGCCGAGGCCGTGGACGCCTGCTGGATCTCCGGGACCAAGGTCATCGACCAGGCCGCCTGCGACCAGGCGTACCCGCACAAGGCCGACACCCGGGTCGCGGCCGGCGAGGGGCCGACCAGCGACCTGCTGAAATGCCGCCTCAAGCCGCTGCGGCGGGGGGACTACGGCGGCGTCGCGTTCACGGGGGAGCAGTGGGCGCGGCTGCGCTCGGCCTTCCCTTCGGGCGTGTGCGACTACTCCCGCCCCGGCGTCGGCCAGACGGACCCGGCCACGGGCCGCCTCCGGCCGCCCCAGCCCTGGCTCACCTTCACCACCGGCCCCGGCGGCACCCCCCTCGGCCCCCCTCCGTCCTCCCGCTCCCTCTAACCCTCGCCCCCCAGAGGACCGAAGATGAAACCCCTCAAGACCATGGCCACCCTGTCCGCCACGCTGTCCGCCACCCTGGTTCTGACCTGCGCCCCCGCCCTCCCCGCGACCGCCGAACCCGCTCCCGTCACCTCTCTCCCTCCCGACCGGTTCTTCGCCTACGACCGCCCCGCCGAGTACGGCGTCCACCGGGAACGCGTCACCGTACCCCTGCGCGACGGCAGCCACCTGGCCTGCGACCTGCACCGGCCAGCCGCCCCCGACGGCACCCCCGCCCCCGGCCGCTTCCCCGGCATCGTCTACGACTACAACGCCTACAACCAGCTCGGCGCCCAGGGCCAGGCCGCCGCGTACTTCGTCACCCGCGGCTACGTCGCCGCCGTGTGCAACGCCCGGGGCTCAGGCGACTCGCCCGGCTACCTCGACCCCTTCAGCGGCCAGGAGCAGCGCGACAACTACGACCTCATCGAGTGGCTGGCCGCCCAGCCCTGGTCCACGGGCCGGATCGGGCAGACGGGCGTCAGCTACGGCGGGCACTCCTCCCTCCTCGTCGCCGTCAACAAGCCACCCCACCTGGCCGCCATCATCCCCGTGGACGGCATCAGCGACTGGTACGAGAACACCATCTACCGGGGCGGCATCTACTCGGCCAGGATCCGCGACTGGCAGCGCTCCGTCGCCCCCGACACCCTCGTCACGTACGCCCAGCACCCCCTCTACGACGACTTCTGGCGCGAGCGCAGCGTCAAGTCCCGCTGGAAGTACCTCGACGTCCCCGTCCTGGAGATCGCCGGCTGGTACGACCGCTACCGCCAGGGCATGGTGGAGAACCTCCAGGCGCGCGGCCGCAACGTCTGGCTGGTGTCCGGCCCCTGGGTGCACGGCTGGCCGGCCGGGCAGCCCGCCGACATCGGCAACGGCGCCTACCTCGCCTGGTGGGACCGCTGGCTGGCCCGCCGCCCCGGCACCCCGCTGCCCGCCGCGAGGGTGACGTCGTACGAGGTGCCCGGCACGGGCTGGCGGCAGTTCGACAGCTGGCCGCCGGCGGGAACGCGGACGGTGCGGCTCGGCCTCGGCGCCGACGGCACCCTGGCCTCCGACCCCGGCCGGCCCGCCACCCGCACCTTCCAGGTCAACACCGAGCCGGCCCCGGGCGGGCCGGGCCGGCGGCTGTCGTTCGCTACCGGACCGCTCCGGCGCGACCTGGTCCTCGCGGGGGAGATCCAGGCCCAGGTACGGGCCTCGTTCACGGCGGCCGACGGCAACATCGCGGTCGTGGTGCAGGACCTCGCCCCCGACGGCACGGCCACCCGCATCACCCAGGGCTGGCTGAAGGCGAGCCACCGCTCCGGCCACGAGCGCGCGGTCCCGGTACGTCCCGGCAAGACGTACGACCTGGACCTCCGCACCTGGCCCACGCACTACCGCGTCGCGGCCGGGCACAGCATCAGCGTCACGGTGTCCAGCGACGACTACCCGGAGATCGACTCCGACGCCCCAGCGGGACAGGTGTCGCTGAGGCTCGGCCACGGCGGCTCGAACCTCCGCCTACCCACCCTCTGACAGAGAGTCCCCGTTCGGGCTCACATGCGGGACAACAGCTCGGCCACCTCGGCACCCGGTGGAGTCCGGCGCACCTCGGGGACCGCCGGGGCGGCCTGGGCCGTACATCGACCTTCGCCACCCTGCGTCTTGCCGCGTGATGAGCCTCTGCTGGATCGCGGACTTCTGGGAGGGCGGGCCGGCCCTGCTTGGCCATGCCGTCAATCCACACCCATGAGGAGCCAACGCAAAGAGTTGAAACCGCCACCTAGCCCCGGGCCGGAGGAACCACCCGTATCCCGAAACCGTAAGAGCCAATGGCGCCGGCGATCCCCAGAAAGAGCAAGCTGTAATGCTCCTGGCCCCGAGCCGTGGTGATGCCTCCCAGATCGAGCAGCGACTCCGTGGACCAGCCCAGCCCATTCAGGAGCCCGCCGACCGTGCGTTTGGCCTCGGCGTCATTCCCCGAGAGGAAGACCGTGCTCGGGCCCTCCAACGAGTCAGGCGCGCCCATGAGCCGTGCGTCGACGGTACAGAGCGTCTTGACGACCATCGTGTCCGGAAACGTTCGTTGGATCTCCTCTCCCAGGCTCTCCCCAGGATGGGAGAGCGCGCCATCCTCAGTGAAACCGACCGATACGTCGAGCAGCACCTTCCCGGCCAGGGCAGGGGCGCCTATCTCGGCGAGCAGCGGCACGGATGCGGTGCCGGGCGTCGCGTTGACCACTACCTCCGCACCCATGACGGCCGAGGACGGGTCCACAACCGGTACGCCCTCTCCCAGCGCAGCCGCCAGTTCCGCCCGCAATCCCGTGTCGTCCGACCGCCGCGATCCCAGGACGACGTCATGGCCCCCGCCGGCCCAGCCGGTGGCCAGCGCCCGTCCTACGTTGCCTGTTCCGAGAATTCCGATCTTCATGGCGTTCACGCTACGGCGGTCTCACCCGCTGCCGCCTCAGGCCACAGCCGGATATGCCGCACACCATTAGTCGTAGGACCTCGCACCCGGCGCCAGGCCACCCGCGCCGATGGCCGTCCGTAGCTCATTCGCGTAATAGTCGGCGAGCGTCTCCCGGCCGGCGGGCAGCACGAGCCGACAGGGATCGGCCGCCTCCTTGAGCTGTCCGGTCGCCGCGTTTGGGACCCTCGCGCTTCCGGCCTTTCCGCAACGCATCCGCCCCGAACACTCAAGCGCAACCCTGACCGCCAGGACATCACCCACGAAGTCAGACAAGACGATCGAGGCGCGGCTGATACCATAACGCTTGTGACGTAACAGTCGTTATGTATCCCGGAGGAGCAAGTGCCCAAGCAGGTCGATCAGGCTGAGCGCCGTCAGGCGATGTCCGAGGCCGTGTGGCGGGTGGTGGCGGAGCGCGGCATGGACGGGCTGACCATGCGAACGGTCGCCGACGCGGCCGGGTGCACGACCGGCATGGTGACCCACTACTTCCGCGACAAGAAGGCGCTGATGGCCCACGCCAGATCCGTCATGCACGACCGCATGGTCCACCGCGTCGACGCGCTCGCCGCCGGAGGCACCTCCCGGGAGACGCTGCAGTCGGTGTGCGAGCAGGCATTGCCGCTGGACGCCGAGCGGCATCTGGAGGCCGTCGTGTGGATGCACTTCCAGCTCTCCGCCCGCACCGACGCCGAACTGCTCGACCTGCACGCGTCGGCCCACGCCTCCTGGGTCAGTCGCCTCACCGGCCTCCTGGGCGCCGCACTCGGCCGGCCGGAGCCCGCGGACCTGAAGGAGCGGGTCCACAGTCTGGTCGCCTGCCTGGACGGCCTGGCGTTGAATGCCGCCGCCGACCCTGGCGCCTACCCGCCCGAGCTCCTGCGCCGCGTCCTCGCGACTCAGCTTGACCTGGTCCTGGCAACCCCGGAAGGAACCGCGCATCCATGACGACCGCCGACCTGTCCATCACCGCCGCCGCGAGCGACGACCCCAGAATCCGGCGGTTGGTCCAGGACCTGGACGCCGACCTCGCCATTCGCTACCCCGGCGACATAGGTGACCCAGGGGGCCACCTCGACCCGGCCGTTCGCTTCCTGCTCGCTGAGCTCGACGGCCGACCAGTCGGCTGCTGCGCCATCCAGCCCTTCCCTGACGGCGCCGCCGAGCTCAAGCGCATGTACGTAACTCCGGCGGCCCGCGGCCGAGGCATCGCCGGACGGCTGCTGGCCGAGGCCGAACGCACCGCCGCCGCCCTCGGCCACCCCGAGATCCGTCTGGAAACCGGTCTCCACCAGCCCGAGGCCATCGCGCTGTACACCCGTGCCGGCTACACGCCCATCCCCAACTATCCGCCCTACCAGCATGAGCCGCTCAGCCGCTGCTATGCCAAGCGGCTGCCCTGACGGGTCCCCCCAGGGAGCCACCCGTACGGTGGAGGATCTTCCTACTCGGGTGAAGGTTTCTCCGCTCCGGAGGAGTAATGACACCCCATGCCATTCCCGGCCGTGCAGGATCACGGTGTTGTCCAGGAGCCTGAGGTCGCGCGGGCGCAGCCGGAAACCCGGCGTCATTGCCAAACTCGGACAAGACCGCCTCGCGAGCCTCCAGTGCGGCGAGCGCATTGGGGTCGGCGGCTTACCGGCCTCCTGTCGGCGTCGCTCGATCCGCAGCCGGTTGTCGTGCACGCACAGCCGACCTTGGCGTCATCGGAACACCGGCCACGCCCGGTCGAAGGCGCTCCCGTCATGTACGTCGCTGAGGACGCTCGGCGGCTAAGCCTTGCGTTTGCTTCGTTTATTTCGGATACTGCGACTGGAGGTGTCGTGATGGCCGATGTCCAAGCCAAGCGTGTTCAACCTGGGATCATCGACGCTGAGGTGGCTGGTCGCGCCGTGCGGCGGATCAAGGACTACCTCATGCGGTACCCCGACCAGACGACCATTCGCGTCGCAGGCGAGCACGGTGACGAGGGTCCGCTGATCTTGCCTCGTGAGGCCGTGAGTCTGCTCGCCTTCATCCTCGCTCAGGCGGCTGAAGGTCGGGGAGTGACGGTCATTCCGTCCCACGCCGAACTGACGACGCAGCAAGCGGCAGACATGCTGAACGTCTCACGCCCCTATCTGATCAAGCTTCTTGAGGCGGGAGAAATCCCCTTCCGGCTGATCGGCAAGCATCGGCGCATCACGTATGAGGATCTTCAGGAGTACAAACGTCGCGATGATGTCAAGCGCCGTACGGCTGCCGATCAGCTTGCTGCGCTCGGTCAAGAGCTGGGCATCTGAAGCATGGCCTTCGTAGTTCTCTACGACGCGAACGTGCTCTACGGCAATACACTTCGCGACCTGCTCATCCGTCTCGCTATGACGGGCCGCATACAGGCCAAATGGACCAACGGGATCCTCGACGAGATGCAGCGTAACCTTGCTGCCAATCGTCCCGGACCAGATCGATCTCGATGGAAGGGTCGTATGGGCCTGTGTGCAACAGATCGCGGACTCGCGTATGAGTCCGCCGGAAACCGTTGACGACGTGCTCGACGCATTGGAGGTTGCCCGCCTCGTCGAGTCGGTTGCTGCGCTTCGAGCAGGGTAGATCGGAGGAGGCAAAAGTGACGACCAGCGTTAACGCTTTTCGGACGTCGCCCTTCCCGGCCGGTGTGAGGCGCGGCTGTACTCCATCAAGCTGTAGTCCTGTTTGCTCCGCTACGACGACCGCATTCGGATCAACCCGCACGCCTACGGTGGGTCGGCCGCCACCAGTCCTATTTGCCTGGCGCTGTCGTGACCAATCGGTCGGCGTCGGCGATGTGTTAACCCAATGGCAGGGCGCCAACCTTGCACTTGAACATCTCGGCGAACCGCCGCTGAGCGATCTGCATGAGCTGGACGAGGTCGTGGTCCTGGTCCCGAGACGGGTTCTTCTTAACGTAGATGGTGATGAGCGACTTCTCGTTCCCGCAATGGAACAAGGCGCCGGCCGCGCGAAACGGATAGCCCCGGACCTCGTAGTTGTCCATTGATCCTATGCCCAGTTCCCGCGGGAGCTCGGCCCGGTCGTTCCCCTCCCCGTTTCGCATCCACTTCTCGATGACTTCCTGCTCGGTTGAGCGCTCGTAACCTGTGAGGAGGATGCTTTGCACGTCGTTCATAACGGCGCAGCTATCCGCGACGGAGTGCTTGCTGGGGCCAGTCGTGTATCGGCCGGTGTAGCCGGTCAACTCGGCCACCGCGGCCTCTGGGATGAAATTACACAGATAGGGAGGACGATTCACGACGTCGCGCCGCACGGGCGAGGGTGTAGGCGGTGGGCCGACTGATCTGTTCGGCGTGCACGAGACAGTCGGCAGGACCATGACGGTCAGACAGAGCCACACCGCCGGCCGCCTAGTCATCGTCCCCCGCCTCCTGTTCAGAGCCACCGACGTTGGCCTTGAATTCGTCTGATCCCGCTTTGACTTTCGTTTGGGCACTACCGAAATCGTCGGGCACTCTGGAGTGGCGGTCCAGCCAGCTCACGAAGTTGTCGTACTCGTATCTGGTCATCCGGTGCGGGGCTTTGACCTGTGGCGGGTCGTTCTCTACGAAAGGTTGCTCTTTCAGGCTGTCGCGATCGTAGTACCCGTGGGCGACAGAGGATGACTCGAGCATCTGTTTCACCATCTGCTCGGCGGCCTTCTGATCAGACGCGGCCGCACCGAAACTCTTGGCAGTCTTCCCGCCGCCGTGCCCAGCCTGTTCCACCAGCCAGTTCCCGGCCTTCGCGTAGCCGTCCTTGACGAAGTTCTCGTAGATGGTTTCGGCCGCCTTGAGCCCCACTTTGCCCACCTGCCCGGCGAAGGGGATAGGGACGAGGCCGATGCCGTCTTCGACCATTTTCCGGAAGGCCGCGTCCGCGGCGTCGGCCTCCTTGCCCCGGCCGACCAGCGCCAGCTTGCGTCCCTCGAGCAGGTGTCCCAGCGCCTTGGAGTCATTCGTGATCACGTTTTGCAGAAAAGTGTTGTCGTGCGCCGCGATCGCCTGGTCGATTCTTCCCCGCATGTGTGCGATCTGCCCGAAGAGCAGGGCCTGGTATCCCTTTTCATCGGCGGCCACATCGAGCAGGACTAGATCGATGTCCGGCGGGGTGAACTCGGAGATCGGCCGGCCGTTGACGATGCCCGTAAGCTCCCCGTCCTTCGCTCGCGCGTAGTTCTTGTAGTACGCGCTGACGATGTCGTCGGTGTGCTCCGCGAGGATGCGACCCATGTTGTCGCGGATGCCGGAGAGACGATCGAGCTCCGACGGGTCGTTGATTTCGACCTCCCCCGCGTCGTTGAACGACGCATGTGGGTCGACCTCGTCGGCGAGTATTTGAGTGGCCATGACCGCCAGTCGCTTGGAGTCGGCATCGGCGCCCTTCATTGCCGCCTCCATGGCCTCCCCCAGCGATTCGCCGCGATCGCCCATCTCCCACTGTGGCCGGCGATCGCTCATCAGGTACTTCAGCAAGTCCTTGTTGTCGAGCAGCGCCTGCGCGCGCTCTCGCGACGTGCTCGCAACGGTCATCAGCGCGGCGATCGGATCGGCGCTGCCGATGACGTCGGAATCCTGGAACGGCCGCGTGTCGATGGGCGCGGGAAGGTTGTAGACGTCGGTGTCCTTCGGCAGGAACCGCGTGCGATGCTCTTTCAGGTAGTCGCGGTCCCACTGGATCATGTCCTGGCCGATGGTCCCCATGAACCACTCGCTGTACGCCTCTTTCGGCGCCGCCGCGAGGATCTGGCCGAGCGACCAATATCCGGGATTTGTCAGTCCGCCCATGTCGGGAGCCGGGAGCTCCGTGCGCCCCTGCCGCTTGAGCTCCTCGACGAACTTCCGGTTGAGATGCGCGTTCTTTGTCGGGTCGGTTGCAGCGGCGAGGGCCTTGCCCAGCATGGACAGTACGTCGCGATTCTGCTGCCGGATGGCCGCCGAATCGCGATTGGCGTCGAGCGTCTTGCGGATCCGCGTTCCCATGGCGGCGGGAAGCGCGAAGAGGCCCTGCGGGCCGAGTTGTTCGATGAGGGCGGTGGCGAACTGCGGATCGGACAGTCGCCCCTTGTAGGCGGCGAGCTTTTCCAGAGCGCCCGCGTCCCCGCGCGCGGCGGCCGCGAACAGCGGGGCGG
This region includes:
- a CDS encoding CitMHS family transporter, whose amino-acid sequence is MLAALGFTTIVLFLLLTMTKRVSVLIALVLIPVLAALAGGFGGELGKMILDGLTKVAPTGIMIAFAVLYFSLMIDAGLFDPLIRGILRVAKGDPLRIAVGTAVLTMCVALDGDGASTFLITVSALLPVYRRLGMSPLVLSGVVCLGAGVMNLIPWGGPTARAMAALKLDSSQVFTPVLPAMAAGIAWVLVASYLIGLKERRRLGTISAPELPEERLVGEGPGTQRAPVHPALTVFNLVLTVALLVGLVLQVMPLPVLFVVGFAIALLVNHPTWERQQELLERHGKSVVLVTTMIFAAGVFTGVLTGTKMISSMASAFVSVIPDSLGGHLPVLVAVTGMPLSLVFTPDAYYFGVLPVLAETVSGFGGAPAEVARAAILGQMTTGFPLSPLTASTFILVGMSGVQLGEHQRFIFKWAFATTLVMTVVALLTGAFSL
- a CDS encoding DUF6351 family protein gives rise to the protein MSWRELALIPALVALPLSPPQPDLDIHVLSNRADLVSGGDALVRVTGPARVRVELNGADVTSRFAPGPDGALTGLVDGLSPGENVLTVRPPRGRAERLTITDHPSGGPVFSGPQVGPWQCQTAENGLGPALDDRCDAAPVRSEITLGNGVKATLERGTVNRGIYDVLVPANWNHKLVWVFGAGTGQQYRQGVSRGLTMPEAQEAAAKGFAVASSTMTDNSLHSNDVTSAETVMMVKEHVVETYGEIRYTIGRGGSGGALQQYLVADAYPGLLDGLLPTQDWPDQIVGAYREFGDCAALVRAMDASPLWTDSGDRTAVFGHGGTGVCATSAGRAPDYMKPDDGTSCAGEASYDPARNPGGVRCTLQDFMISIYGARPQGCAGVPCARRPWDNVGVQYGLTALRDGRISPEQFVDLNQRIGGFDIDMTWTPSRTEADVEAVGIAHRTGRVVFGRGLAQVPILVVRGTDNNDYHYPWRSLVLRNRLDRANGHHRNQVLWTNGSDGSPLDVMDRWLAAVEADRRPIPLPAKVVRHRPAEAVDACWISGTKVIDQAACDQAYPHKADTRVAAGEGPTSDLLKCRLKPLRRGDYGGVAFTGEQWARLRSAFPSGVCDYSRPGVGQTDPATGRLRPPQPWLTFTTGPGGTPLGPPPSSRSL
- a CDS encoding CocE/NonD family hydrolase; this translates as MKPLKTMATLSATLSATLVLTCAPALPATAEPAPVTSLPPDRFFAYDRPAEYGVHRERVTVPLRDGSHLACDLHRPAAPDGTPAPGRFPGIVYDYNAYNQLGAQGQAAAYFVTRGYVAAVCNARGSGDSPGYLDPFSGQEQRDNYDLIEWLAAQPWSTGRIGQTGVSYGGHSSLLVAVNKPPHLAAIIPVDGISDWYENTIYRGGIYSARIRDWQRSVAPDTLVTYAQHPLYDDFWRERSVKSRWKYLDVPVLEIAGWYDRYRQGMVENLQARGRNVWLVSGPWVHGWPAGQPADIGNGAYLAWWDRWLARRPGTPLPAARVTSYEVPGTGWRQFDSWPPAGTRTVRLGLGADGTLASDPGRPATRTFQVNTEPAPGGPGRRLSFATGPLRRDLVLAGEIQAQVRASFTAADGNIAVVVQDLAPDGTATRITQGWLKASHRSGHERAVPVRPGKTYDLDLRTWPTHYRVAAGHSISVTVSSDDYPEIDSDAPAGQVSLRLGHGGSNLRLPTL
- a CDS encoding NADPH-dependent F420 reductase; the encoded protein is MKIGILGTGNVGRALATGWAGGGHDVVLGSRRSDDTGLRAELAAALGEGVPVVDPSSAVMGAEVVVNATPGTASVPLLAEIGAPALAGKVLLDVSVGFTEDGALSHPGESLGEEIQRTFPDTMVVKTLCTVDARLMGAPDSLEGPSTVFLSGNDAEAKRTVGGLLNGLGWSTESLLDLGGITTARGQEHYSLLFLGIAGAIGSYGFGIRVVPPARG
- a CDS encoding TetR/AcrR family transcriptional regulator, with protein sequence MSEAVWRVVAERGMDGLTMRTVADAAGCTTGMVTHYFRDKKALMAHARSVMHDRMVHRVDALAAGGTSRETLQSVCEQALPLDAERHLEAVVWMHFQLSARTDAELLDLHASAHASWVSRLTGLLGAALGRPEPADLKERVHSLVACLDGLALNAAADPGAYPPELLRRVLATQLDLVLATPEGTAHP
- a CDS encoding GNAT family N-acetyltransferase; the encoded protein is MTTADLSITAAASDDPRIRRLVQDLDADLAIRYPGDIGDPGGHLDPAVRFLLAELDGRPVGCCAIQPFPDGAAELKRMYVTPAARGRGIAGRLLAEAERTAAALGHPEIRLETGLHQPEAIALYTRAGYTPIPNYPPYQHEPLSRCYAKRLP
- a CDS encoding helix-turn-helix domain-containing protein; the protein is MADVQAKRVQPGIIDAEVAGRAVRRIKDYLMRYPDQTTIRVAGEHGDEGPLILPREAVSLLAFILAQAAEGRGVTVIPSHAELTTQQAADMLNVSRPYLIKLLEAGEIPFRLIGKHRRITYEDLQEYKRRDDVKRRTAADQLAALGQELGI